From Anticarsia gemmatalis isolate Benzon Research Colony breed Stoneville strain chromosome 3, ilAntGemm2 primary, whole genome shotgun sequence, one genomic window encodes:
- the LOC142987210 gene encoding caspase-1-like isoform X2, with amino-acid sequence MDSQLHDGSPYNLLASNTSIKVVQGGVRFDPKALHYDMSGDKYLLIFNHYKYQNSIYYKNNPPSTRKGTHCDVEKLEPLFRSFGFNVTVHHDLEYDQIHNKLTELAAIDHRNTSCICITILTHGDTGGELKAANKPYLLSDILHVFESSPGLVNKPKLFFVQACRGSSEDKGYTVQLDSENILTVPTFSDTLVLYSTVKDHVAYRDELNGTWMIQELCIILTTYHRVLDLLHMITLLNQKVAYIEYPLKQTPDTRFTLTKLLRFS; translated from the exons ATGGATAGTCAATTACACGATGGTTCTCCTTATAATTTACTTGCATCGAACACAAG CATAAAAGTCGTCCAAGGAGGTGTACGATTTGACCCAAAGGCTTTGCACTATGACATGAGCGGAGACAAATATCTACTAATTTTCAATCATTATAAGTACCAAAACAGCATATACTACAAG AACAACCCTCCAAGCACGAGAAAGGGAACACATTGTGATGTGGAAAAATTGGAGCCATTGTTCCGCAGCTTCGGATTCAACGTGACGGTGCATCATGATCTCGAATATGATCAGATTCACAACAAATTGACTGAAC TTGCTGCAATCGACCATAGGAACACTTCTTGCATTTGCATCACAATCCTGACTCATGGAGATACCGGGGGCGAGCTCAAAGCGGCCAATAAGCCTTACCTACTTAGTGATATCCTGCATGTATTTGAAAGCAGTCCCGGCCTTGTCAACAAACCTAAGCTGTTCTTCGTACAA GCCTGCAGGGGTAGTTCTGAAGACAAGGGTTATACTGTGCAATTGGACAGCGAAAACATTCTCACTGTACCCACATTTAGCGACACGCTAGTACTATACTCGACTGTTAAAG ATCACGTTGCGTATAGAGATGAGCTGAATGGTACCTGGATGATTCAAGAGTTGTGCATCATACTCACCACCTACCACAGAGTTCTGGATCTTCTCCACATGATCACTCTTTTAAACCAAAAGGTAGCCTATATAGAGTACCCTCTCAAGCAAACTCCTGACACCAGATTTACTTTGACAAAGCTATTAAGGTTTTCAtag
- the LOC142987210 gene encoding caspase-1-like isoform X1 has product MDSQLHDGSPYNLLASNTSIKVVQGGVRFDPKALHYDMSGDKYLLIFNHYKYQNSIYYKQNNKNNPPSTRKGTHCDVEKLEPLFRSFGFNVTVHHDLEYDQIHNKLTELAAIDHRNTSCICITILTHGDTGGELKAANKPYLLSDILHVFESSPGLVNKPKLFFVQACRGSSEDKGYTVQLDSENILTVPTFSDTLVLYSTVKDHVAYRDELNGTWMIQELCIILTTYHRVLDLLHMITLLNQKVAYIEYPLKQTPDTRFTLTKLLRFS; this is encoded by the exons ATGGATAGTCAATTACACGATGGTTCTCCTTATAATTTACTTGCATCGAACACAAG CATAAAAGTCGTCCAAGGAGGTGTACGATTTGACCCAAAGGCTTTGCACTATGACATGAGCGGAGACAAATATCTACTAATTTTCAATCATTATAAGTACCAAAACAGCATATACTACAA gCAGAATAACAAAAACAACCCTCCAAGCACGAGAAAGGGAACACATTGTGATGTGGAAAAATTGGAGCCATTGTTCCGCAGCTTCGGATTCAACGTGACGGTGCATCATGATCTCGAATATGATCAGATTCACAACAAATTGACTGAAC TTGCTGCAATCGACCATAGGAACACTTCTTGCATTTGCATCACAATCCTGACTCATGGAGATACCGGGGGCGAGCTCAAAGCGGCCAATAAGCCTTACCTACTTAGTGATATCCTGCATGTATTTGAAAGCAGTCCCGGCCTTGTCAACAAACCTAAGCTGTTCTTCGTACAA GCCTGCAGGGGTAGTTCTGAAGACAAGGGTTATACTGTGCAATTGGACAGCGAAAACATTCTCACTGTACCCACATTTAGCGACACGCTAGTACTATACTCGACTGTTAAAG ATCACGTTGCGTATAGAGATGAGCTGAATGGTACCTGGATGATTCAAGAGTTGTGCATCATACTCACCACCTACCACAGAGTTCTGGATCTTCTCCACATGATCACTCTTTTAAACCAAAAGGTAGCCTATATAGAGTACCCTCTCAAGCAAACTCCTGACACCAGATTTACTTTGACAAAGCTATTAAGGTTTTCAtag